GCGCAGCGCGGCCCGTGCCAACGCGTCGGTGAACAACGAGGTCACCGCGTCGAGTCGTGCCGTGATCGCCCCCACCTCGGTCAACGGGGCGAGGATCCACTGCCGCAGCGCCCGCGCCCCCATCGGCGTCTGCGTCCGGTCGAGGACGCCGAGCAACGTGCCGCTCGTGTCGCCGGTGGCGCGCAGCGATTCGGTGAGTTCGAGGTTGCGGCGCGTCATCTCGTCGAGCGGCATCGTGCCGCCCGGTCGCTCCACGATCGGCCGCGCGAGGTGGGGCAGTCCGCCCGGCTGCAATTCGCGCAGGTAGCGCAGCAACGCGCCGGCGGCACCCACCGCGACGGCATCGGCCGCGCCGATCCCGAACCCCTCGAGCGATTGGACCGCGTACTGCGTGGCGAGCGCGTCCTCGGCGAGGGCCGGCTCGAACTCCCACGCCTCGCGCACCGTGAGCAGGGCACCGCTCGATGCCGCCAACGTCTCCGCGAGCGCCGCGGCGCCCGTCGTGCGGCCATCCGTCGCTCCTGCGACGATCACCTCGCGCGGGGCGAGCCGCGCGAGCGACGCGTCGGCATCGCCCGCGAGACAGCGGACCAGGCGCAGTTCGCCCGTCGAGAGATCCGCCGCCGCGATCCCCACCTCGCCACCCAACGCGTGGAGCGCGCAGAGATAGTTGTTGCGCCCGACATCCAGGAGGTCGTCGCTGAACGCCGCGCCCGGCGTCACCGTCTCGATCACGGCACGCTTCACGATCCCCTTCGCGAACCGCGGATCCTCGATCTGCTCGCAGATCGCCACCCGGTGTCCCTGCTGCACCAGGCGACGCAGGTACTCCGAGGCCGCCTTCACCGGCACGCCGGCGAGCGGCACTTCCGTCGCGCCGCCGTTGTTCCGCGAGGTCAACGTGAGGTCCAGCGCGCGCGACGCCACCTCGGCGTCCTCGTAGAACATCTCGTAGAAGTCGCCCATCCGGAAGAACAGGATCGCGTTGGGATGCCGCGCCTTGATCTCCCGGTACTGCGCCATCAACGGCGTCGCGCTGCCGCTGCTCACCCGCGCGGCGCCTCGACCAGGAACCCGTCGCTCTTCTCGCGCGTCTTGTAGCGCTCGAGGGCCGCGGCCGCCGCCGCACGGGTCGGGAACATCCCGAATCTCACGCGGAACGGCGCGGCGGTGCCGTCCACGCGCGCATCGTAGCCCCGCTCGCGCAGCTTCCGCACGAGGGCGTCCGCCTCCGCGCGTGTGCGGAGCGCCGCCGTCTGCACGGACCACATCGGCGCCGCGCTCGGGCGCGGCAGCGGCGGCTTCGCGGCGATCGGTGCGCTGTCGCGGGCTGGCGCGTTCGCCGGTGGCGGATTCGCCGGCGCAGGCGCGGTGGTGGGCGCGGGCGTGGGCGCGACGGAGGTCGGGGCCGGCGCCGCGGTCGGATCCGGACAGCCGCGCAGCAGGTACTCGTACTGGTTCTCGAGCTCGAGCGCGCCGGCGCGCACCAGCGGCCGACCGCCGCGCAGCACGGTGCAACCGGCGTCGCGGTCCCCGCGCTCCATCAACAGGCGTCCCTGCCAGAGGCCCGCCTCGCCCCGCGCGGGTGAGTCCGGTGCCTCGCGCGTCAGTCGCTCCAGGTAGCGGATCGCCGCCTCCCGGTCGCCGCGCGCCGACTCGCCCTGCGCGAGCCGCAGCATCGCGTCCCCCGCGCGCGGTGACCGGTCGTGCTCGAGCATCACGCGCAGATAGTCGCGTTGCGCCGATTCCCACGACTCGGCGAGCGTCGCGCGCCAGAACAGCGCATCGGCTTCGGCGCTCGACCCCGGCTCGGCCGCGTTCACGAGCGAGTCCATCAGCGCACGCCCGTCGGCCCCCTGGCCGTCGGTCACGAGTCGCTGCGCCCGGCGATACGCCGCCTGCAACGAGTCGGCGCGCGTCGGCGCGGCCGCCTGTCCCTGCGCCACGCGGGCGACGATGAGCAGCGCGAGCAGCGCGCGCGCGACGGTCGAGAGCATCGGTCGCTTCCTCAGGCAGCCCGCCGGCGTGCGGCCGGCGGCGTGATCGCGAGCAGGAGCGAGGTCACGATCTGCGCCTCGCTCGAGACCTTCGTGTCCTTGAGCGCGGTATCCGCCGCCAGCAAGTGCGGCAACGCGTGCTCGATGTCCGCCGCATTCCACTTGGGAACGGCACGAGCCCAGCATTTCACCGCATCGCCCCAAGCGCGGCCGGTGTAGATGCCGCCGCCTTCCTTCAGCAACGTGAAGAACTCGCTCTCGAGTCGCCCTGCCGCGAGGCCGCGCGCGCGCGCCGCCACGCCCCAACCGATCGCGAGGGTCTGCGCCGTGAGCGCGAGCACGACCTGCACCCCGTTCAGCTTGGGCGTCATGAACACCTCGTCCACGATCGCGATCGCGCGCGTCGTCTCGCGCATCGCGGCGAGATCGAGCAGGTCGGCGAGCGTGTGCCCCGGCCGCACGCCCGTGACGGCTTGCACCGCGTCGGGACCGATGGGCTTGCCATCCGTGTATGCGGCCAGCTTCTGCAGTTCGCCGCTCAGCAGCGCGAGGTCGTTCCCGGTGTAGCTCGCGAGCAGGGTCGCCGCCTCGGGCAGGATCGTCGTCCCGCAGGCCTTCGGCGCCTCGAGCGCGAGCCACTGCTGCAGCTCTTCGTCGGTGAGGGCGCGGAACTCGAGCGCGCTCGACGACTTGAGGAGGTCCGCCGGCGGCTTCGCACCGCCGGGCACCACCAGCACCAGGCAGGTGTCGCTCGCCGGCTTCTCCACGTGGCGCGTCAGCCGCTCGAGCGCCGGCTTCTTCAGCGCCTCCGGGTCGCGCAGGATCACCACGCGCCGGTCGGCGAGCATCGGCAGTGCCTCGAGGGCACCCGACAGGCGCGCCACATCGCACTCCGCGCCGCGCAGCTGTTCGAGGTTGAAGTCCCGCGTGGAGGGATCGGTCGCCGCGGCGATCAACGCCCGGACCTTCTCCTCCTTCAGGAAGTCATCCGTGCCGTGGAACAGGTAGACCGGGTCCAGGCGGCCGCTCTCGAGCGCCGACTTGAACGCCTTCATCGTCACGGGTGCCATACGGCCGGAATATAGCGGCCGAGGCACGCGGCCGAGGCTCCGCGGCCAATCGCGCATCCAGTGTGGCGCGGAAGCCGGGCGAGGCACGCATCGGTCGCCGGTGCCGCGCGAGCAACAACCCGGCGCGGACGAGGCGATCGTACTCGCCACACCCGGCACAGGTATCGGCGTGCGCGCGCATCGCGGTGGTGCGCGCAGGGCACGCCGCGCCGTCGAGCCAGGCGAGATGCTGGGAGCGGAACTCGGAGCAGCGCATCGGTGGGGGACCGTGCTGGGGTGGGGCCGGGAATGCGAAACGCCCCCCCGATACCCCGGGGGGACGTTCCACGTTCCGGCCTGCGTGCCGTCGGAGGTCCCACCCCCCTGCCGGCGACCCTTACCGCAGGGCCGGCTCGATGATCTCGGCGAACGAGCTGCGGGCGCGGTTCAGGCGCGACTTCACGGTCCCGAGGTTGCAGTGCGTGATCTCGGCGATCTCCTCGTAGGAGCGCCCCTCGAGTTCGCGCAGCACGAACACCTCGCGATGGTGCTGCGGCAGCTGCGCGACCGTCTGCTCCACCAGCGTGCGCACATGGCGCTTGCGGAAGAGGTCGTCCGGACGCGACTGCGTGTCCTCGAACTCCAGCGGGCGCTCCTCGTCCTCCCAGCCCGAGGTCATCGTCTGGAAGAGCACGATCGGATTCCGCGAGCGGTTGCGCAGCTCGTTCTTCGCGAGGTTCGACGCGATCGTGTAGATCCAGGTCGAGAACTTCTTTGACCGGTCGAAGCGCGCCAGGTGACGATGCACGCGGATGAAGACCTCCTGCACGAGGTCCTCGGCGCGCTCGCGGTCACCGACGGTCCGGTAGATGAAGTTGAGCAGCCGACCCTGGTAGCGATCGACGAGCGCGTCGAATGCGCGCGTCTGACCGATCAAGTATTCGGACACCAAAACGCCATCATCAAGCGTCTTGAGATCGTTGAGCGTCCGGAATTGGATGCGCTTTGCGTTCGACTTCACTGCGGCGGTCCCCATGTGCTCCTCCAACGGCTGTGGAGTACGGTGGCCATTCCCCGATGACTACTGAAGCAGGGGACATGCCACCCCATGAGGCTCTGTAAGTCGTTGATAATCAACGACTTCATCAGCACATAATCTGACACTGTGTCCCGTTATTCGGAGAATGGCGTCCGAAAATGGGGACGCTACCGGCCGGCGCGGAACCCTGCAGCGAACAGGAGACCGATCATCGTCTTCGCATCGGTGATCTCTCCCACCTCGATCCGCCGCAGCGCCTCGCTCAATGGCACCGTGACCACTTCGATGAACTCGTCCGCCTCGTGCGCCGTCTCCCCCCGGGTCAATCCACTCGCCAGGAAGATGTGGATCTTCTCGTTCGTGAAGCCGGGCGTCGTCCAGAACGTCGTCAGCGGCTCCATCGACGTCGCCGTGCAGCCGGTCTCCTCCAGCAGCTCGCGATGCGCACAGGTGAGCGGCGCCTCGTTCGCCTCGAGCCGGCCGGCCGGGATCTCGAAGAGCTTCCCGCCGGTAGCATACCGGTACTGATGGATGAGCAGCACCTGCGGGTCGTCGCCGCGCGGGTCACTCAGGAACGGCACCACCGCCGACGCCCCCGGATGATGGATGAGCACCTGCTCGCCCGTCGAGCCGTCCGGATACCGCACGCGGTCCAGCTGACCGTCGAGGAACTTGTGCTGGAACAGGGGCCGTCCATCCACGCGACCGATCGTCTCACTCATGGCGCCTCCGCCGGGTCATCCTCGCTCGCATGGCGCTCCACCGGGGCGATCCCGAGCGCCGCGAGCGGTCCCTCGATCACCGCTGCATCCCCGACCGCGAGCACGAGGGCACGCGCCGGATCGAGATGGGCACGCGCGGCCGCGAGCACGTCATCGGGCGTGACGGCGCGGATCCGCGCGCGATACGTCGAGAACCACTCCGCCGGCAACCCGAACATCGTCGCGCCGGCCAGCGCCCCCGCCACCGCGGCGGTCGTCTCATACCGGATCGGGAAGACCCCGGCCAGGTACTCCGTCGCGAGCGACACCTCGCTCGCGGTCGGCGCCGCCGTGCGCATCGCGTCGATCTCGCGCAGGATCTCCACCACGGCGCGATCCGTCACCTCGCTCTTCACCGCGGTGCTCACCACGAACGGCCCCGCGCCGCGCCGCCAGTCGTAGCCGGACGACGCCCCGTACGTGAACGCGTGCCGCTCGCGGAGATTCAGGTTGATGCGCGACGAGAAGAGCCCGCCGAGGATCCCGTTCATCACCACGATCGGCAGGTAGTCCGGGTGCGCGCGCGGCACACCGATATGTCCCACGCGCAGTTCCGACTGCGGTGCCTCCGCCTTCTCCACGACCACGAGCCGACGTCCCTCGCGC
This window of the Gemmatimonadota bacterium genome carries:
- the holA gene encoding DNA polymerase III subunit delta, whose translation is MAPVTMKAFKSALESGRLDPVYLFHGTDDFLKEEKVRALIAAATDPSTRDFNLEQLRGAECDVARLSGALEALPMLADRRVVILRDPEALKKPALERLTRHVEKPASDTCLVLVVPGGAKPPADLLKSSSALEFRALTDEELQQWLALEAPKACGTTILPEAATLLASYTGNDLALLSGELQKLAAYTDGKPIGPDAVQAVTGVRPGHTLADLLDLAAMRETTRAIAIVDEVFMTPKLNGVQVVLALTAQTLAIGWGVAARARGLAAGRLESEFFTLLKEGGGIYTGRAWGDAVKCWARAVPKWNAADIEHALPHLLAADTALKDTKVSSEAQIVTSLLLAITPPAARRRAA
- a CDS encoding NUDIX hydrolase, coding for MSETIGRVDGRPLFQHKFLDGQLDRVRYPDGSTGEQVLIHHPGASAVVPFLSDPRGDDPQVLLIHQYRYATGGKLFEIPAGRLEANEAPLTCAHRELLEETGCTATSMEPLTTFWTTPGFTNEKIHIFLASGLTRGETAHEADEFIEVVTVPLSEALRRIEVGEITDAKTMIGLLFAAGFRAGR
- a CDS encoding SPOR domain-containing protein, with translation MLSTVARALLALLIVARVAQGQAAAPTRADSLQAAYRRAQRLVTDGQGADGRALMDSLVNAAEPGSSAEADALFWRATLAESWESAQRDYLRVMLEHDRSPRAGDAMLRLAQGESARGDREAAIRYLERLTREAPDSPARGEAGLWQGRLLMERGDRDAGCTVLRGGRPLVRAGALELENQYEYLLRGCPDPTAAPAPTSVAPTPAPTTAPAPANPPPANAPARDSAPIAAKPPLPRPSAAPMWSVQTAALRTRAEADALVRKLRERGYDARVDGTAAPFRVRFGMFPTRAAAAAALERYKTREKSDGFLVEAPRG
- a CDS encoding sigma-70 family RNA polymerase sigma factor translates to MSEYLIGQTRAFDALVDRYQGRLLNFIYRTVGDRERAEDLVQEVFIRVHRHLARFDRSKKFSTWIYTIASNLAKNELRNRSRNPIVLFQTMTSGWEDEERPLEFEDTQSRPDDLFRKRHVRTLVEQTVAQLPQHHREVFVLRELEGRSYEEIAEITHCNLGTVKSRLNRARSSFAEIIEPALR